A stretch of the Paucidesulfovibrio longus DSM 6739 genome encodes the following:
- a CDS encoding TIGR02710 family CRISPR-associated CARF protein, which produces MANGGKTLFLTVGTGTAEILRESMLVPLRKSILHGTWEEVVLLPSQKTTDSAKLLCEELQGIRLVVSPLPRPGQEDNADQTYAHFESVIAERIASGVPPGQMVADFTRGTKAMSAALVLAAARHGIPRLRYIIGERNSSGSVKAGMEVVQEFSTTTASGHRLLDQALLVMTKGNFAAVQDILPAVEDPLEVVWPEAVRELFSFARAAAAFYSAWDRLDYAEALRLLKSGIPECPDRAWARFTPGKDVAKHVKELAAARPNTNKECAAWVRIKAVDLLANGERRIRDRQFEDAYLRAYRVLELIGQVGLFVHGLDSSDIPKDNPAVQALQEKLKKKHENGFGMNRRTGNYTAPRELAARLLKFMDDPMGAKLLEVGKGGFTQARNNSLLIHGFTATQQATDESLRSIYADLERLLREEFPCEAESTLEVARSADFCLTSCQE; this is translated from the coding sequence ATGGCAAACGGTGGCAAGACGCTTTTTTTGACCGTGGGGACCGGCACTGCAGAGATCCTACGTGAATCAATGCTCGTCCCGCTCCGCAAGTCCATTCTCCACGGGACATGGGAGGAAGTGGTCCTGCTGCCATCGCAAAAGACCACCGACTCCGCCAAACTGCTCTGCGAAGAGCTGCAAGGCATACGGCTTGTTGTGTCCCCCCTGCCCAGGCCTGGACAGGAGGACAACGCGGACCAGACCTATGCCCATTTCGAGTCCGTAATTGCCGAGCGGATTGCCTCCGGAGTGCCCCCAGGACAGATGGTCGCGGACTTCACACGTGGGACAAAGGCCATGAGCGCTGCCTTGGTCCTCGCTGCTGCCCGCCACGGAATTCCCCGTCTGAGGTACATCATTGGCGAGCGAAACAGCAGTGGAAGCGTCAAGGCCGGCATGGAAGTCGTGCAGGAATTCTCCACGACAACGGCAAGCGGGCACCGGCTTCTGGACCAAGCTCTGTTGGTTATGACGAAGGGCAACTTCGCAGCCGTACAGGACATTCTGCCTGCCGTGGAGGATCCCTTGGAGGTGGTGTGGCCGGAGGCCGTCAGAGAATTGTTCTCCTTTGCGCGGGCAGCCGCCGCCTTCTATAGCGCTTGGGACCGGCTCGACTATGCCGAGGCCCTGAGACTGCTCAAAAGTGGGATCCCGGAATGCCCAGATAGAGCGTGGGCGCGGTTTACTCCAGGCAAGGACGTGGCCAAGCATGTGAAGGAGCTGGCAGCAGCCAGACCAAACACGAATAAGGAGTGCGCGGCCTGGGTTCGGATCAAGGCTGTAGACCTGCTCGCCAACGGAGAGCGCAGGATACGGGATCGGCAATTCGAGGATGCCTACCTGCGGGCCTACAGGGTCCTGGAACTCATCGGACAGGTGGGGCTCTTTGTTCACGGACTGGATTCTAGCGATATCCCGAAGGACAACCCGGCTGTGCAGGCACTGCAGGAAAAGCTGAAAAAGAAACACGAGAACGGATTTGGGATGAACCGTCGCACAGGAAACTATACGGCGCCGCGAGAGTTGGCGGCCAGGTTGCTGAAGTTTATGGACGACCCGATGGGGGCCAAGCTCCTGGAAGTCGGCAAAGGCGGATTCACTCAGGCTCGGAATAACAGCCTGCTGATCCATGGCTTTACCGCCACCCAACAGGCCACTGATGAGTCGTTGCGTTCCATTTATGCCGATTTGGAACGCTTGCTGCGCGAGGAATTTCCATGCGAGGCCGAATCTACGCTCGAGGTGGCACGGAGCGCCGACTTCTGCCTGACGTCATGCCAGGAATAG
- a CDS encoding VWA domain-containing protein translates to MARTNPLLHSLPLLASALGRSYGIQVHIGGNRAWTDGRVIHLPSLPTEADRTFLGLVRGYVDHEAAHLRHTDFDCLRDLTALEKHIWNIFEDWRVENRLAAQYPGCRRNFTWLIRHLFLERSPEPDEQNPALLLLNWLLLSVRGWDVPELGVRVRKTRDILDRFWPDLLVRVEIILEQVRRSCPDSQACLDAARAVVREIGHKAKALPAAEPQAASVERLLRATEKELPDELGAILGKSLELGVQGKDERAGARVQVATIAGKSMRPLMAEQLEAARRITLALRTRLQGKLQAQLACHNVPSSRGRVAPTRLHRLAARDAKVFLRQGQRTAMNTAVHLLLDCSGSMRRRIAMAGQVCHVLARTMELMGINVAVTAFPAGHGEGDLQTVAPLVRHGQPVHTRFSLAASGKTPMGEALWWAILEMVPLREQRKILLLVTDGDPDNHETATQALSAALLAEIEVFGLGIDSPGITSLMPRRSINIQAIQELAPAVFQFFGQALFHSTKS, encoded by the coding sequence ATGGCGAGGACGAATCCCCTCCTGCACAGTTTGCCCCTGCTGGCCAGTGCTCTCGGGCGTTCCTACGGCATTCAGGTGCATATCGGCGGCAACAGGGCCTGGACGGACGGTCGGGTGATCCATCTGCCGAGCCTGCCAACGGAAGCGGACCGCACCTTCCTGGGGCTGGTGCGCGGCTATGTCGATCACGAGGCCGCGCATCTGCGACACACGGACTTTGACTGCCTGCGTGATCTCACCGCCCTGGAGAAGCACATCTGGAACATCTTCGAGGATTGGCGCGTGGAAAACCGATTGGCGGCCCAGTATCCGGGCTGCCGCCGGAATTTCACCTGGCTGATCCGGCATCTGTTCCTGGAGCGAAGCCCGGAGCCGGACGAGCAAAATCCGGCCCTTCTGCTGCTGAACTGGCTGCTCTTGAGCGTGCGCGGCTGGGATGTGCCGGAACTGGGGGTGCGTGTCCGGAAAACCAGGGATATCCTGGACCGCTTCTGGCCGGACCTGCTGGTTCGGGTCGAAATCATCCTGGAGCAGGTCAGGCGTTCCTGTCCGGATTCCCAGGCCTGCCTGGACGCCGCCAGGGCGGTTGTCCGGGAGATTGGCCACAAAGCGAAGGCGCTTCCGGCTGCCGAGCCGCAGGCCGCGAGCGTGGAGCGGTTGCTCAGAGCCACGGAAAAGGAACTGCCGGACGAACTCGGCGCGATCCTGGGCAAGTCCCTGGAGCTGGGCGTTCAAGGGAAGGACGAACGTGCCGGGGCGCGTGTTCAGGTGGCCACCATTGCCGGAAAGAGCATGCGCCCGCTCATGGCGGAGCAATTGGAAGCCGCGCGGCGGATCACCCTGGCTTTGCGCACGCGGCTCCAGGGAAAGCTCCAGGCGCAGCTGGCCTGTCACAATGTCCCGTCGTCGCGCGGCAGGGTCGCACCCACTCGGCTGCACCGGCTCGCGGCGCGGGACGCGAAGGTCTTCCTGCGACAGGGACAACGCACAGCCATGAACACCGCCGTGCATCTCCTGCTGGACTGTTCCGGCTCCATGCGCAGGCGGATCGCTATGGCCGGGCAGGTTTGCCATGTGCTTGCCAGGACCATGGAGCTCATGGGCATCAACGTGGCGGTCACAGCGTTCCCGGCGGGACACGGGGAGGGGGACCTGCAAACGGTGGCTCCGCTGGTTCGGCACGGCCAACCCGTGCATACGCGGTTCAGTCTCGCGGCCAGCGGAAAGACGCCCATGGGGGAGGCGCTCTGGTGGGCGATCCTGGAGATGGTCCCCTTGCGGGAGCAGCGCAAGATTCTGCTGCTCGTCACGGACGGAGATCCCGACAACCACGAGACTGCGACGCAGGCCCTGTCTGCGGCGCTGCTGGCGGAGATCGAGGTCTTCGGTCTTGGCATTGACTCCCCAGGCATCACGAGCCTCATGCCGAGGCGCAGCATCAATATCCAGGCCATCCAGGAACTGGCTCCGGCCGTGTTCCAGTTCTTTGGCCAAGCGCTTTTCCATTCAACCAAATCGTAG
- a CDS encoding DUF3150 domain-containing protein, which yields MSTDIKVLKELVAVRLDVNIWSARKKLTPSDFGTADLPPEKLASLGSKRICDPAELRIFGSLKAKAVTMLDRIGVRFLGGWAIPEASVQKVQAGLQAIADDYQSAKEAFLHRYDDAVHGWILDNPGWESIIASSLVSADHVRSRLGFSWQLFRVAPPRKDRNAEAQVGLHEEVSGLGTRLFGEVAKAARDAWHKSYAGRTEITRKALSPLRTLQRKLCGLSFVEPRVAPVAELIETALARVPESGRIDGAELVMLQGLVCLLGNPDLLVEHGKKVMDGRSPDAILQGLLKAPRLPALDAAVPVSDMDSGLDSRLENDEEFAPELPLGRAPFSPAHAPVASPVVHLDSLGLW from the coding sequence ATGTCCACGGATATCAAGGTGCTCAAGGAATTGGTGGCGGTTCGTCTGGACGTGAACATCTGGTCGGCCCGCAAGAAGCTCACGCCCTCGGATTTCGGCACGGCGGACCTGCCGCCGGAAAAACTGGCTTCGCTTGGCAGCAAGCGCATCTGCGATCCTGCGGAACTGCGCATTTTCGGCTCGCTCAAGGCCAAGGCCGTGACCATGCTGGACCGGATCGGCGTGCGTTTCCTGGGAGGCTGGGCCATCCCGGAAGCGTCGGTACAAAAGGTCCAGGCCGGACTCCAGGCCATTGCGGACGATTACCAGTCTGCCAAGGAGGCCTTCCTGCACCGCTATGACGATGCGGTGCACGGATGGATTCTGGACAATCCTGGTTGGGAGTCAATCATCGCGAGTTCACTGGTCAGTGCGGACCATGTGCGCAGTCGCCTAGGCTTCAGCTGGCAACTCTTCCGGGTCGCGCCTCCGCGCAAGGATCGGAATGCCGAGGCGCAGGTGGGACTGCATGAGGAGGTGAGCGGGCTGGGCACGCGGCTCTTCGGTGAGGTGGCCAAGGCCGCAAGGGATGCTTGGCACAAGAGCTATGCGGGCAGAACCGAGATCACCCGCAAGGCGCTTTCGCCGCTGCGCACCCTCCAGCGCAAGCTCTGCGGCCTGAGTTTTGTGGAGCCTCGGGTGGCTCCCGTGGCGGAGTTGATCGAGACGGCCCTGGCCAGGGTTCCGGAGTCCGGCAGGATCGACGGCGCGGAACTGGTCATGCTTCAGGGGCTGGTCTGTTTGCTCGGCAATCCCGACCTGCTTGTGGAGCATGGCAAGAAGGTCATGGACGGCAGGAGTCCGGACGCGATTCTCCAGGGTCTGCTCAAGGCTCCGCGTCTGCCTGCCCTGGATGCCGCCGTTCCGGTCTCTGATATGGATTCGGGTCTGGATTCGCGACTGGAGAATGATGAGGAATTCGCTCCCGAGCTTCCCCTGGGGCGAGCGCCGTTCAGCCCCGCGCATGCTCCCGTGGCATCTCCTGTGGTCCATCTCGACAGCCTGGGGCTTTGGTAG
- a CDS encoding AAA family ATPase, with the protein MSHLELENLQVVEMDAGTVFSGQPSGRMIQGFAAPCAYTPDPDPDYQFHETMREIIVWFMQQADPLYVFGPTGSGKTSLIRQLAAKLNYPVLDVTGHARLEFTDLVGHLSLEEGRMTFQYGPLALALKFGGLFLLNELDLLDPATLSGLNGILDGDPLCIPENGGEVIKPHPMFRFVATANTNGGSDETGLYQGTLRQNLAFMDRFWLCEVDYPAKEAELRLLARTASLLPEAVRETMVEFAGEVRRLFRGFGDTQTPLGESIEVTFSTRTLLRWADLTLRFQPLAHQGVQPVSYALDRALGFRATRETRSMLHELAQRMFPSADAPTGAQNQDVS; encoded by the coding sequence ATGTCGCATCTGGAGCTTGAGAATCTTCAGGTCGTGGAAATGGACGCGGGCACGGTGTTCAGCGGCCAACCCTCGGGGCGCATGATCCAGGGCTTTGCCGCTCCGTGTGCGTACACGCCGGATCCCGATCCGGACTACCAGTTCCACGAGACCATGCGGGAGATCATCGTCTGGTTCATGCAACAGGCTGATCCGCTCTATGTCTTCGGCCCCACGGGTAGCGGCAAGACCAGCCTGATCCGGCAGTTGGCGGCCAAACTGAACTACCCGGTCCTGGACGTGACCGGCCATGCGCGGCTGGAGTTCACCGACCTGGTCGGGCATCTGAGCCTGGAAGAGGGCCGGATGACCTTCCAGTATGGTCCATTGGCCCTGGCCTTGAAGTTCGGCGGGCTGTTTCTGCTCAACGAATTGGATCTGCTGGACCCGGCCACGCTTTCCGGCCTGAACGGCATTCTGGATGGCGATCCGCTCTGCATTCCGGAAAACGGCGGGGAGGTCATCAAGCCGCATCCCATGTTCCGCTTCGTGGCCACGGCCAACACCAACGGCGGTTCGGACGAAACCGGACTCTACCAGGGCACGCTGCGGCAGAACCTGGCGTTCATGGACCGGTTTTGGCTCTGCGAGGTGGATTACCCGGCAAAGGAGGCGGAGTTGCGCCTGCTTGCCAGAACCGCTTCCCTGCTTCCCGAGGCGGTCCGGGAGACCATGGTGGAGTTCGCGGGCGAGGTGCGCAGGCTTTTTCGCGGCTTCGGAGACACGCAGACCCCGCTCGGCGAGAGCATTGAGGTCACGTTTTCCACACGGACGCTTCTGCGCTGGGCAGACCTGACCCTGCGCTTTCAGCCCCTGGCGCATCAAGGGGTGCAGCCCGTGAGCTACGCCCTGGACCGGGCGCTGGGCTTTCGGGCCACACGGGAAACGCGCTCCATGCTGCATGAGCTGGCCCAGCGCATGTTCCCATCGGCGGACGCCCCCACAGGGGCGCAAAACCAAGACGTGTCCTGA
- a CDS encoding ERF family protein has translation MQVQSFHSPEITNLAKAMLQVQQALPHAQKDRENPFTKSRYATLNSVMDTCREALLVQGVWVAQYPVPAETGHLGLVTKLVHAESGEWQSSMMVMPLPKADPQGYGSALTYARRYALSTLVGLVTEQDDDAQGAMPPKPQSKPAAPLQALPRLDGVQYQSVAAQDGRECITATGDTRNKREMLKQAGFRWDPERKVWWRYATNAA, from the coding sequence ATGCAGGTGCAAAGTTTCCATTCCCCAGAGATCACCAATCTGGCCAAGGCCATGCTTCAGGTCCAGCAAGCACTTCCGCATGCGCAGAAGGACCGGGAGAATCCGTTCACCAAAAGCCGCTACGCGACCCTGAATTCCGTGATGGACACCTGCCGCGAGGCGCTGCTTGTGCAGGGCGTGTGGGTGGCGCAATACCCTGTTCCGGCGGAGACCGGGCATCTCGGTCTCGTGACCAAGCTGGTCCATGCGGAGTCTGGTGAATGGCAGTCGTCCATGATGGTCATGCCGCTGCCCAAGGCCGATCCGCAAGGCTACGGCTCCGCTCTGACCTATGCGAGGCGCTATGCGCTTTCGACCCTGGTGGGGCTGGTGACGGAGCAGGACGACGACGCGCAGGGGGCCATGCCCCCAAAACCGCAGTCCAAGCCAGCCGCACCGTTGCAGGCCCTGCCGCGACTCGACGGCGTCCAGTACCAGAGCGTTGCGGCCCAGGACGGGCGGGAGTGCATCACGGCCACGGGCGACACCCGCAACAAGCGCGAAATGCTCAAACAGGCGGGCTTCCGCTGGGATCCGGAACGCAAGGTCTGGTGGCGGTATGCGACTAACGCGGCCTGA